A single region of the Lysinibacillus sp. B2A1 genome encodes:
- a CDS encoding thymidylate synthase, translating to MNVIFVETFTGTELLHMVSQDVAGILAAAQGESVTFPLGHFKYEFHNLDFYEENGEIRQELVIYVKRI from the coding sequence ATGAATGTGATATTTGTAGAAACGTTTACAGGTACAGAGCTTTTACATATGGTGTCACAGGATGTGGCGGGCATATTAGCAGCAGCACAAGGGGAGAGTGTAACATTCCCATTAGGCCACTTTAAGTATGAATTTCATAACTTAGATTTTTATGAGGAGAACGGAGAAATCCGGCAAGAGCTAGTTATTTACGTAAAGAGAATTTAA
- a CDS encoding Rrf2 family transcriptional regulator, translating to MVNSRFSVAIHILSLIATTSDKSQLTSDFMAGSVNTNPVVVRRMIGTLKKAGLLSSQTGIAGYELLVEPKDLTLLAIYQAIDGPEQLFAIHDEPNPACMVGRKIQHTLEGVYTSIWQAMEEQLQAQTLQDVLDQLRL from the coding sequence ATGGTGAACAGTCGATTTTCGGTAGCGATCCATATACTTTCGCTCATTGCAACTACATCTGATAAAAGTCAGTTAACATCTGACTTTATGGCAGGGAGTGTCAATACAAATCCAGTTGTGGTAAGACGCATGATTGGTACTCTCAAAAAAGCAGGATTGCTGTCTTCACAAACAGGCATCGCTGGTTATGAGTTATTGGTAGAGCCAAAAGATTTAACATTATTAGCTATCTACCAGGCAATTGATGGGCCAGAGCAGCTTTTTGCGATTCATGATGAGCCAAATCCAGCCTGTATGGTGGGGAGAAAAATCCAACATACATTGGAGGGTGTTTATACATCTATTTGGCAGGCAATGGAAGAACAGTTACAAGCACAAACTTTACAGGATGTGCTAGATCAACTTCGTCTTTAA
- a CDS encoding iron ABC transporter substrate-binding protein: MKKWNSMWLVFALALMAILGACSAKEDNESATQGEKVEPSQEATSEVTIDNNGTTQIYKEAPKKAISLNQHVTEIMLALGLEDSMVGTAYLDDKIYEPLQVAYDKVPVLADQYPTKEQVIDVEADFLYGGWKSAFGEKGVGTPEELEALGIHSYLHTASNMTKPTLEDIFTDIRNIAKIFRVEDRGEALIDQMTKDVEDVRAKLPQDGEGLPVLVFDSGDKDVFTAAQNFMNELVTIAGGKNVFGDVESGWTTVSKEEAVARNPEMIVVIDYGETSAEEKINFLKNDPALKETVAVKNERFVILPLSAASEGVRAAEAIQILAKGFYPDNF, from the coding sequence ATGAAGAAATGGAATAGCATGTGGCTTGTCTTTGCACTGGCATTGATGGCTATTTTAGGTGCATGCAGTGCGAAGGAAGATAATGAATCAGCGACACAGGGTGAAAAGGTTGAACCATCCCAAGAGGCAACGTCAGAAGTAACGATTGACAATAATGGGACAACACAGATTTATAAAGAAGCTCCCAAAAAAGCGATTAGCTTAAACCAACATGTGACAGAAATTATGCTAGCTTTAGGCTTAGAAGATTCAATGGTTGGTACAGCCTATTTAGATGATAAAATTTATGAGCCTTTACAAGTTGCTTATGACAAAGTACCTGTATTAGCTGACCAGTATCCTACAAAGGAGCAGGTGATTGATGTAGAGGCAGACTTTTTATATGGAGGATGGAAAAGTGCCTTTGGTGAAAAAGGTGTTGGCACTCCTGAAGAGCTTGAGGCATTAGGAATTCACTCATATTTACATACAGCTTCCAATATGACGAAGCCAACTTTAGAGGATATTTTCACAGATATTCGTAATATCGCAAAAATATTCCGTGTTGAAGATCGTGGTGAAGCTTTAATCGACCAAATGACAAAAGATGTAGAGGATGTTCGTGCCAAATTGCCACAGGATGGAGAGGGGCTGCCAGTTTTAGTTTTTGATAGCGGTGATAAGGATGTTTTTACAGCAGCGCAAAACTTTATGAATGAATTGGTAACGATTGCTGGAGGTAAAAACGTTTTTGGTGATGTAGAATCTGGGTGGACAACTGTTTCAAAGGAAGAGGCAGTTGCGCGTAATCCAGAGATGATCGTTGTCATTGATTATGGAGAGACATCTGCTGAGGAAAAAATTAATTTCTTAAAGAATGACCCAGCATTAAAAGAAACAGTAGCTGTGAAAAATGAACGTTTTGTTATTTTACCACTATCAGCAGCATCTGAAGGAGTACGTGCCGCAGAAGCGATTCAAATTTTGGCAAAAGGCTTTTATCCAGATAACTTTTAA
- a CDS encoding elongation factor G, with amino-acid sequence MHKTIGVLAHVDAGKTTFSEQLLFHTKSIQARGRVDHQDTFLDNHELERQRGITIFAEQGRLTIGNDTYTLIDTPGHVDFSPEMERAIRVMDYAIIVISAVEGLQGHTETVWHLLRQYHIPTFFFINKIDREGAAVDHVMAQLQKDYSEDVLLVNEMFHSDYMPSNIMEWLAERDDNLLDAFLNETLDNTHCLAHLQALIKQEKAFLCFTGSALKDMGIQEFLAQLPLLTETHFDAAAPFQGEVFKIRHDGHQRLTFIKALQGTLHIRDEFSFGDVTEKVTEIRLYNGHRFEAVQEVTAGEIFAVKGLSLANIGAILGSSSNPQPYELVPTLQAKVQYEGEQHIKEVLKIFRILEAEEPSLRVIWHEKFQEIQVHIMGVIQLEVLIDVLNKRFSLAISFGEPQILYMETIASTVTGYGHFEPLKHYAEVHLLMEPSARGTGITFVNACHTDDLSVGHQRLIEKHLFEREHHGLLTGFPVTDIRFTLVTGRAHIKHTEGGDFREATFRALRQGLEQAENVLLEPYYRFKLKASTDFIGRMMTDIQQAFGTFDPPIISEDDVVITGRAPVATFMSYSTTFAAYTNGKGVLSLQFDGYDVCHNTEEIIMQVGYDKNADPEYTSASIFCAKGKGYSVPWHEAQAAMHCIK; translated from the coding sequence ATGCACAAAACTATTGGAGTCCTTGCTCATGTGGATGCAGGAAAAACAACATTCTCAGAGCAATTATTATTTCATACAAAAAGTATTCAGGCTCGTGGGCGAGTGGATCATCAAGATACTTTTCTGGATAATCATGAGCTGGAGCGTCAACGTGGCATCACTATTTTTGCAGAGCAAGGCCGATTGACAATTGGCAACGATACATATACATTAATCGACACACCTGGACACGTCGACTTCTCTCCTGAAATGGAGCGTGCGATCCGTGTTATGGATTATGCCATCATTGTGATTAGCGCAGTTGAGGGGCTACAGGGGCATACTGAAACAGTCTGGCACTTATTACGTCAGTATCACATTCCAACCTTCTTTTTTATCAATAAAATTGATCGTGAAGGTGCAGCGGTGGATCATGTTATGGCACAGCTTCAAAAAGATTACTCTGAGGATGTACTACTAGTAAATGAAATGTTCCATTCGGATTATATGCCTTCTAATATAATGGAATGGCTAGCTGAACGTGATGACAATCTTTTGGATGCTTTTCTTAATGAAACATTAGATAACACTCACTGTCTTGCCCACCTCCAAGCGTTGATTAAACAGGAGAAAGCCTTTTTATGCTTTACTGGCTCTGCATTAAAAGATATGGGGATACAGGAATTCCTAGCACAGCTCCCACTGCTTACTGAAACACATTTCGATGCTGCAGCACCATTTCAAGGTGAAGTCTTTAAAATTCGACATGATGGCCATCAACGCTTAACTTTTATCAAAGCATTACAGGGAACCTTACATATTCGAGATGAATTTTCATTTGGAGACGTAACAGAAAAAGTGACGGAGATACGATTGTATAACGGACATCGTTTTGAAGCCGTACAAGAAGTTACAGCTGGTGAAATTTTTGCTGTAAAAGGGCTTAGTTTAGCAAATATTGGTGCAATCCTTGGAAGCTCCAGTAACCCACAGCCCTATGAGTTAGTGCCAACCCTGCAGGCCAAAGTACAATACGAGGGTGAACAGCATATAAAGGAAGTCTTAAAAATCTTTCGTATACTTGAAGCGGAAGAGCCGTCATTACGTGTGATTTGGCATGAAAAATTTCAAGAGATTCAAGTACATATTATGGGTGTTATCCAGCTTGAGGTACTTATCGATGTGCTAAACAAGCGTTTTTCATTAGCCATTTCATTCGGGGAGCCACAGATATTATACATGGAAACAATTGCATCAACTGTTACAGGATATGGTCATTTCGAGCCTTTAAAGCACTATGCGGAAGTACATTTATTAATGGAGCCAAGTGCACGCGGTACTGGTATTACATTTGTCAATGCATGTCATACGGACGATTTATCCGTTGGGCATCAACGACTGATTGAAAAGCATTTATTTGAGCGAGAACATCATGGATTACTAACAGGCTTTCCCGTGACTGATATTCGCTTTACGCTTGTAACGGGTCGTGCTCATATTAAGCATACCGAGGGCGGCGATTTTCGCGAGGCCACATTCCGGGCATTGAGGCAAGGGCTTGAGCAAGCGGAGAATGTCCTTTTAGAGCCGTATTACCGCTTTAAGTTAAAAGCATCTACCGATTTTATCGGCCGCATGATGACTGATATTCAGCAAGCATTCGGTACATTTGACCCGCCAATTATTTCCGAAGATGATGTCGTGATTACGGGCCGTGCCCCTGTCGCGACATTTATGAGCTATAGTACAACCTTTGCGGCCTACACTAATGGTAAGGGTGTCCTTTCTCTGCAATTTGATGGCTATGATGTGTGTCATAATACGGAAGAAATTATTATGCAAGTCGGCTATGATAAGAATGCCGATCCTGAATATACATCTGCCAGTATTTTTTGTGCAAAGGGGAAAGGCTATTCCGTTCCATGGCATGAGGCACAAGCAGCAATGCATTGTATAAAATAA
- the aspA gene encoding aspartate ammonia-lyase, translated as MSTQRIEKDFLGERVLPANAYYGIQTLRATENFPITGYTIHSALIKAMGIVKKAAALGNMEVHLLSKEIGEAIVEAAQEVIDGKWDAEFIVDPIQGGAGTSINMNANEVIANRALEILGKEKGDYQSISPNSHVNMSQSTNDAFPTAIHIAVLNLIDELLLTMDNMQAVFHQKAEQFAHVIKMGRTHLQDAVPIRLGQEFEAYCRVINRDIVRIRQTRPNLYDVNMGATAVGTGLNAFPDYIKSVDEHLAEISGLPLKGATHLVDATQNTDAYTEVSGALKICMINMSKIANDLRLMASGPRAGLGEIILPARQPGSSIMPGKVNPVMPEVLNQVAFQVIGNDHTISLASEAGQLELNVMEPVLVFNLIQSISIMNNVFRAFTENCLKDIEANEERMKEYVEKSVGVLTAVNPHIGYEVAARLAREAILSGRSIRELCLEEGVLTTEQLDLILDPYEMTHPGIAGSSIMKLK; from the coding sequence ATGTCAACACAACGTATAGAAAAAGATTTTTTAGGTGAACGTGTATTACCAGCAAATGCTTATTATGGGATTCAAACGCTACGTGCGACTGAAAACTTTCCTATTACAGGCTACACAATTCACTCTGCATTAATTAAAGCAATGGGGATTGTCAAAAAAGCAGCAGCATTGGGCAATATGGAAGTACACCTATTATCAAAAGAAATTGGTGAGGCAATTGTCGAAGCAGCACAAGAAGTGATTGATGGAAAATGGGATGCAGAATTTATAGTAGACCCAATTCAGGGCGGTGCAGGTACATCGATCAACATGAATGCCAATGAAGTAATTGCAAACCGTGCCCTAGAAATTTTAGGGAAAGAAAAAGGGGACTATCAATCAATCAGTCCAAATAGCCATGTGAATATGTCCCAATCAACAAATGATGCTTTCCCAACAGCTATTCATATCGCTGTTTTAAATTTAATAGATGAATTACTGCTAACAATGGATAATATGCAAGCGGTATTCCACCAAAAAGCAGAGCAATTTGCACATGTGATTAAAATGGGACGTACTCATTTACAAGACGCAGTACCTATTCGATTAGGACAAGAATTTGAAGCTTATTGCCGCGTTATCAACCGTGATATTGTACGCATCCGTCAAACTCGCCCGAATCTATATGATGTGAATATGGGGGCAACAGCAGTAGGTACAGGTTTAAATGCGTTCCCTGATTATATTAAGTCTGTCGATGAGCATCTTGCTGAAATTTCAGGATTACCGTTAAAAGGTGCTACTCATTTAGTAGACGCTACACAAAATACGGATGCTTATACAGAAGTGTCTGGTGCATTAAAAATCTGTATGATCAACATGTCTAAAATTGCGAATGACCTTCGCTTAATGGCTTCTGGTCCACGCGCCGGCTTAGGAGAGATTATCTTACCAGCTCGCCAACCAGGATCTTCAATTATGCCAGGTAAGGTAAATCCAGTAATGCCAGAAGTTTTAAATCAAGTTGCCTTCCAAGTAATCGGTAATGATCATACAATTTCTCTAGCATCTGAAGCGGGGCAATTAGAATTAAACGTGATGGAGCCTGTGTTAGTATTTAACTTAATTCAATCTATCAGCATTATGAATAATGTATTCCGTGCATTTACTGAAAACTGCTTAAAAGATATTGAAGCAAATGAAGAGCGTATGAAAGAATATGTGGAGAAAAGTGTTGGTGTCCTAACGGCTGTAAATCCACATATTGGCTATGAAGTGGCTGCTCGTCTAGCGCGTGAAGCAATTCTTTCTGGTCGTTCGATTCGTGAACTTTGTTTAGAAGAAGGCGTACTAACAACTGAACAATTGGATTTAATTTTAGATCCATATGAAATGACACATCCTGGTATTGCAGGGTCAAGTATTATGAAATTGAAATAA
- a CDS encoding thymidylate synthase gives MTHPETAYLHLLQHILENGIKKEDRTGTGTYSVFGYQMRFDLSKGFPLLTTKRIPFKLVASELLWFIKGDTNIRYLLQNNNHIWDEWAFKKWVESDDYSGPDMTDFGRRCLIDESFNAIYQKELASFCERVLSDDEFARKYGELGNVYGKQWRNWTTSTGESLDQLQDVIHQIKHNPDSRRIIVNAWNPEDVIDAGAKGSKAALPPCHVMFQFYVADGKLSCQLMQRSLDTLLGCPFNIASYALLTHLIAHECGLEVGEFIHSIGDAHIYINHVEQVKEQLSREPKDLPTLKINPNKTSIFDMELEDLTIEGYDPHPAIKAPIAV, from the coding sequence ATGACGCATCCAGAAACTGCGTACTTACATTTATTACAACATATATTAGAGAATGGCATTAAAAAGGAAGATCGTACAGGAACAGGGACATATAGTGTATTTGGCTATCAAATGCGATTTGACCTCAGTAAAGGCTTCCCGCTTTTAACGACAAAACGTATTCCGTTTAAACTTGTAGCCAGTGAGCTCCTTTGGTTTATTAAAGGTGATACTAATATTCGATATTTATTACAGAATAATAACCATATTTGGGACGAATGGGCCTTTAAAAAATGGGTTGAATCTGATGACTATTCAGGTCCTGATATGACCGATTTTGGTAGACGCTGTTTAATAGATGAATCGTTTAACGCAATTTACCAAAAAGAGCTAGCATCATTTTGCGAGCGTGTATTATCGGACGATGAATTTGCACGTAAATATGGGGAATTAGGGAATGTTTATGGCAAGCAATGGCGCAATTGGACAACATCGACAGGGGAGAGCCTCGATCAATTGCAGGATGTAATCCATCAAATTAAACATAATCCTGATTCAAGACGAATCATTGTCAATGCATGGAATCCAGAAGATGTAATTGACGCTGGAGCAAAAGGCAGTAAAGCGGCATTACCTCCATGTCATGTGATGTTCCAATTTTATGTTGCAGATGGTAAGCTGAGCTGTCAATTGATGCAAAGAAGTTTGGATACACTATTAGGCTGTCCATTTAATATTGCTTCCTACGCATTATTGACACATTTAATTGCTCATGAGTGTGGATTAGAAGTTGGCGAGTTTATTCATAGCATTGGGGATGCTCATATATATATTAATCACGTGGAGCAAGTAAAAGAGCAGCTTTCTCGTGAACCAAAGGACCTACCAACCTTGAAAATTAATCCGAATAAAACGTCAATTTTTGATATGGAGCTTGAAGATTTAACAATTGAGGGCTATGATCCGCATCCAGCAATTAAAGCACCCATCGCCGTTTAA
- a CDS encoding precorrin-3B methylase produces MNAFNMNIPEKTFEKLNQQGEFTRLAVSPGIINKHFTPTQFQIIAEVVGDTGAIKYSASYSILLSIPTVDLDKALNKLQKAGLYLAKQGPIVAMKACDFCDGDKMEAAPITEQLYSSIEGISVPARLRLNVNGCASACYNAVYDDIGLVYQKDSFDVYLGAVPMGANAQAGTLFAKRIPVNHIENYLHAIILLYKEHARSNEPFYKFYRRTKTAAYWDIAREF; encoded by the coding sequence ATGAATGCATTTAATATGAACATACCAGAGAAAACCTTTGAAAAGCTAAATCAGCAGGGAGAGTTTACTCGTCTTGCAGTAAGTCCTGGAATTATTAATAAGCACTTTACTCCTACACAATTTCAAATAATTGCGGAGGTCGTTGGAGACACGGGTGCTATTAAATATTCTGCATCCTACAGTATATTACTATCAATTCCTACTGTTGATCTAGATAAAGCACTTAACAAGCTGCAAAAAGCTGGCCTGTATTTGGCTAAACAAGGTCCAATTGTTGCAATGAAGGCATGTGACTTCTGTGATGGCGATAAAATGGAGGCAGCCCCTATAACAGAGCAATTATATTCTTCAATAGAAGGGATATCAGTTCCTGCAAGATTACGTTTAAATGTCAATGGCTGTGCATCGGCTTGCTATAATGCTGTCTATGATGATATTGGTCTAGTTTATCAAAAGGATAGCTTTGATGTTTATTTGGGAGCTGTGCCTATGGGGGCAAATGCTCAAGCGGGGACATTGTTTGCTAAACGAATCCCAGTTAACCATATTGAAAACTATCTCCATGCAATTATTCTGCTCTACAAGGAACATGCTCGATCAAATGAACCTTTTTATAAATTTTATCGTAGAACAAAGACGGCTGCCTATTGGGACATTGCACGGGAATTCTGA
- a CDS encoding methyl-accepting chemotaxis protein: MSLGKRSIIGFSALNVLMIIILVIDLANLTSLDWLSTILTILGIAMTLSYIVYVQYKIIKPINQLAASAQAIAEGNLHTAPIEVNSNDEISALTKAFIEMKEQLQIITQKIAHSSSDLSTSIEELSASTNEITMAVDEVDSQMEKTSDGLKHAAQSANESAVAMQETADGIERITVATQDVFDHAKEANDVAGNGAEILHVAKNQMQFISNSTEKTSQLMQQLTNKMMDIKSMIDMITTITDQTNLLALNAAIEAARAGEHGQGFAVVAEEVRKLAEQSKHSAHQIVELVVGIENDTAQVASSVEEDLKNVQQGVYVIDEATKSFGTISQHVSKMTSQLEDISATAEELSGSAVEVTKSVMTIASGMDRLSQYTEVVLQSVDEQSASMQAVNTVSQDLCVQAENLQKLTQRFKA, translated from the coding sequence ATGAGTTTAGGAAAAAGAAGTATAATTGGTTTTTCTGCTTTAAATGTTCTTATGATTATTATATTAGTCATAGACCTAGCAAATCTTACATCATTGGATTGGTTATCCACAATATTAACAATACTAGGAATTGCAATGACACTTTCCTATATTGTCTATGTACAGTATAAAATTATTAAGCCCATCAACCAATTAGCAGCATCTGCTCAGGCAATTGCTGAGGGAAATTTGCATACTGCTCCTATTGAAGTGAATTCCAATGATGAAATTTCAGCGTTAACAAAAGCATTCATAGAGATGAAAGAACAATTACAAATTATCACTCAAAAAATTGCCCATAGCTCTTCAGACTTATCTACGAGTATAGAGGAGCTATCTGCCAGTACAAATGAAATTACGATGGCTGTTGATGAAGTCGATTCTCAAATGGAAAAAACATCAGATGGACTTAAACATGCAGCTCAATCAGCCAATGAAAGTGCAGTGGCTATGCAAGAAACAGCTGATGGCATTGAACGGATTACTGTAGCAACGCAAGATGTTTTTGACCATGCAAAGGAAGCAAATGATGTTGCAGGTAACGGTGCAGAAATTTTACATGTGGCTAAAAATCAAATGCAATTTATCTCGAACTCAACTGAAAAAACAAGTCAGTTAATGCAGCAGTTAACAAATAAAATGATGGATATCAAATCAATGATTGATATGATAACAACCATTACAGATCAAACGAATTTACTAGCATTAAATGCAGCAATTGAAGCAGCACGGGCTGGGGAACATGGTCAAGGCTTTGCGGTCGTAGCAGAGGAAGTTCGTAAATTAGCAGAGCAATCCAAACATTCAGCACATCAGATTGTTGAGCTAGTAGTTGGAATTGAGAATGATACAGCACAGGTAGCGTCATCGGTTGAAGAGGATTTAAAAAATGTTCAGCAGGGTGTCTATGTTATTGATGAAGCAACAAAGTCATTTGGTACGATATCTCAACATGTAAGTAAAATGACGAGTCAGCTGGAGGATATTTCTGCTACGGCTGAGGAGCTTTCAGGTAGTGCTGTTGAGGTGACAAAATCTGTTATGACAATTGCTTCTGGTATGGATAGGTTATCACAATATACAGAAGTTGTTCTACAATCAGTAGATGAGCAAAGCGCCTCCATGCAAGCGGTCAATACAGTATCACAAGATTTATGTGTACAAGCAGAAAATTTACAGAAGCTTACACAGCGATTTAAGGCTTAA
- a CDS encoding transposase: MLHRLLQYAEILHQVYSWKEAFIEWYDCSSTYELAKKGFGRWLAQGTTIKHPAVESCLSTMRNWQEEICNYHQLRFTNAAVEGKNNLIKALQRHHFFTRNPERY, encoded by the coding sequence ATCCTACACCGACTGCTTCAATACGCCGAAATCCTGCATCAAGTCTACAGTTGGAAAGAAGCCTTTATCGAATGGTACGACTGTAGCTCCACGTATGAACTGGCGAAAAAAGGCTTCGGACGTTGGCTGGCGCAAGGTACTACCATCAAGCATCCAGCCGTGGAATCCTGTCTGTCAACGATGCGCAATTGGCAAGAAGAAATCTGTAATTATCATCAATTACGCTTTACTAATGCGGCAGTAGAAGGGAAAAATAATCTCATTAAAGCGCTACAAAGACACCATTTTTTCACGCGCAATCCGGAGCGCTATTAA